In Pseudomonas fluorescens NCIMB 11764, a single window of DNA contains:
- a CDS encoding epoxide hydrolase family protein, which translates to MKFAFVAAAVAVMLTSSLPANAVATEETEAIRPFQIHVPDRDLADLRERIAATRWPDKETVSDRSQGAQLEQLKALVHYWGTSYDWRKVEARLNALPQYVTTIDGVDIHFIWVRSPRPNALPLIMTHGWPGSILEFIDVVGPLSDPVAHGGNAADAFDVVIPSIPGYGFSGKPTGIGWDPDHIARAWAQLMKRLEYTRYVAQGGDWGGPITSAMARQAPAGLLGIHLNLPATIPPEATAALAAGGPAPENFSAQERATFDAVATLIKQGNLAYSAMMAARPQMMGYGVADSPSFLAALLLVHPGFSKWMYGADAQQLPTKDQVLDNFTLYWLTNSAASAGRLYWENKGRSPLSSAAQKTTEISLPVAVTVFPDDVYFPPETWARRAYSRLIYFHQADKGGHFAAWEQPRLFTEELRTAFKSLR; encoded by the coding sequence ATGAAATTCGCATTCGTCGCTGCCGCAGTCGCCGTCATGCTCACCTCATCGCTTCCCGCCAATGCGGTCGCCACTGAAGAGACCGAAGCCATCCGCCCTTTTCAGATCCACGTTCCTGACCGCGATCTGGCGGATCTGCGTGAGCGCATTGCGGCGACCCGCTGGCCGGATAAAGAGACGGTTTCCGATCGGTCCCAGGGCGCTCAACTGGAACAATTGAAGGCGCTGGTTCACTACTGGGGCACGAGTTACGACTGGCGCAAAGTGGAGGCCCGGCTCAACGCCTTGCCGCAGTACGTCACGACGATCGATGGCGTGGACATCCATTTCATCTGGGTGCGCTCTCCCCGTCCGAACGCTTTGCCGTTGATCATGACCCACGGTTGGCCAGGCTCCATTCTCGAGTTTATTGATGTCGTCGGCCCGCTCTCCGACCCCGTCGCTCACGGGGGCAACGCGGCGGATGCATTTGATGTGGTGATTCCGTCGATCCCTGGCTATGGCTTCTCCGGAAAACCGACGGGGATTGGCTGGGACCCGGATCATATTGCACGGGCATGGGCGCAGTTGATGAAACGCCTCGAGTACACGCGGTACGTCGCCCAGGGTGGCGACTGGGGTGGCCCGATCACCAGCGCGATGGCGCGCCAGGCACCGGCCGGATTGCTCGGCATTCACCTCAACCTGCCGGCCACAATTCCGCCGGAAGCGACTGCGGCACTCGCTGCGGGCGGGCCGGCACCGGAGAACTTCTCCGCGCAGGAACGCGCCACCTTCGACGCCGTTGCCACACTGATCAAGCAGGGCAACCTGGCGTACAGCGCAATGATGGCCGCAAGACCGCAGATGATGGGCTACGGCGTAGCGGATTCACCGAGCTTTCTCGCGGCGCTCCTGCTCGTTCACCCGGGATTTTCAAAATGGATGTACGGCGCCGACGCTCAACAGCTGCCGACAAAGGATCAAGTGCTGGATAACTTCACGTTGTACTGGCTCACGAACAGCGCCGCTTCGGCAGGACGGCTGTATTGGGAAAACAAAGGGCGCAGCCCCCTTTCCTCTGCGGCACAGAAGACCACCGAGATTTCCCTGCCAGTGGCGGTCACAGTGTTTCCAGATGACGTTTATTTCCCTCCGGAAACCTGGGCCCGACGCGCCTACAGCCGTCTGATCTACTTCCATCAAGCCGACAAAGGCGGTCACTTTGCAGCCTGGGAACAGCCCCGCCTCTTTACTGAAGAACTTCGCACAGCGTTCAAGTCTCTGCGTTAG
- a CDS encoding GNAT family N-acetyltransferase, translating into MKPVRIRTLESTDAEALLTFELDNREWFERHIDARDAAFYSTRGVTEHITAYLSDYAAGTWHPFVIEDAGRKIVGRANLKGIDTAERSAEVGYRIAQSACGQGLATQAVEHLIQEARLRWNLKQLVANVYAANIGSAKVLARCGFLIEHPSGQEGTAQEYRFGLSI; encoded by the coding sequence ATGAAGCCCGTCAGAATCAGGACTCTGGAAAGCACGGATGCTGAAGCGTTGCTGACATTTGAATTGGACAATCGCGAGTGGTTCGAGCGCCACATTGACGCGCGTGACGCTGCTTTCTACTCGACGCGGGGTGTCACCGAGCACATCACGGCTTATTTGTCCGATTATGCCGCCGGAACCTGGCACCCTTTTGTCATCGAAGACGCTGGCAGGAAAATAGTGGGTCGGGCGAACCTGAAAGGCATCGATACGGCAGAACGGTCGGCAGAAGTCGGCTATCGAATTGCTCAAAGTGCGTGTGGTCAAGGACTGGCCACGCAGGCGGTGGAGCATCTGATCCAGGAGGCGCGGTTGCGTTGGAACCTTAAACAACTGGTTGCCAATGTCTACGCCGCAAATATCGGCTCGGCAAAGGTACTTGCGCGCTGTGGCTTCTTGATCGAGCATCCATCCGGGCAAGAAGGGACAGCCCAGGAATATCGATTTGGCCTGTCGATTTAG
- a CDS encoding DUF4287 domain-containing protein has protein sequence MTDDSKLKGPASYFPSIEKKYGQPITHWLTLLTTVSGKKHMEMVALLKTEHGMGHGHANALVAYFLASAKTD, from the coding sequence ATGACCGACGATTCAAAACTAAAAGGACCAGCGTCGTACTTCCCCTCTATTGAAAAAAAGTATGGGCAGCCGATCACCCACTGGCTAACCCTGCTCACAACAGTCAGCGGCAAGAAGCATATGGAAATGGTGGCCTTGCTCAAGACTGAACACGGCATGGGCCATGGCCATGCCAACGCATTGGTTGCGTACTTTTTAGCGAGCGCTAAAACCGACTGA
- a CDS encoding LysR substrate-binding domain-containing protein: MFDTLLLKTFVAVVDEEGFSRAAEKLHLTQSAVSGHVRRLEEQIGKPLLTRTTRSQQLTPDGERLLSYARTILVLNRDAWAELTRTPFHGRLRIGVSEDFVESRLLRTFQDFAAQYPGMEIDVQVSIPGTLLALMKQGHLELVIGSLCETSEAGLLLWQEPLVWAWSAQPVTQLPTPLPLALFPEPCPYREAALKRLAQAGIAQRTAMLCSSTAGLQAAALAGFAVAPMPLSQLRQGLVVLGAEQGLPELPDAEFRLFTSPEADQAIVAAFTQLIVAYCSARRA; this comes from the coding sequence ATGTTCGATACCCTGCTGCTCAAAACATTTGTCGCTGTCGTCGATGAAGAAGGCTTCAGTCGCGCAGCTGAAAAGCTGCACCTTACTCAATCTGCGGTCAGTGGCCATGTGCGGCGACTGGAAGAGCAGATTGGTAAACCGCTGTTGACGCGGACCACCCGCTCCCAGCAACTGACGCCCGATGGCGAGCGCCTGCTGTCTTATGCGCGCACGATCCTTGTGTTGAATCGTGATGCCTGGGCAGAACTGACGCGTACGCCATTTCACGGGCGACTGCGGATCGGGGTGTCCGAGGATTTTGTCGAATCTCGCCTGCTGCGCACTTTTCAGGATTTCGCCGCGCAGTACCCAGGGATGGAGATCGACGTGCAAGTGAGCATTCCTGGCACGTTACTGGCGCTGATGAAGCAAGGGCATCTGGAGTTGGTCATCGGTTCGCTGTGCGAAACCAGCGAAGCGGGTCTTTTGCTATGGCAAGAACCGCTGGTGTGGGCCTGGTCGGCGCAACCCGTCACGCAGCTACCGACGCCGTTGCCGCTGGCCCTGTTCCCCGAGCCGTGCCCTTATCGCGAAGCAGCGCTGAAGCGACTGGCTCAGGCGGGCATCGCCCAACGCACGGCCATGTTATGCAGCAGCACGGCCGGGTTGCAGGCAGCGGCGCTTGCAGGCTTCGCGGTAGCGCCCATGCCACTCAGCCAGTTGAGGCAAGGACTGGTGGTTCTTGGGGCGGAACAAGGGTTGCCGGAGTTGCCTGATGCGGAGTTTCGGTTGTTTACCTCACCTGAAGCGGACCAGGCGATAGTGGCAGCGTTCACTCAGCTTATTGTGGCGTATTGCTCTGCGCGCAGGGCCTGA
- a CDS encoding FMN-dependent NADH-azoreductase, with the protein MTTLLHIECSPRKQRSASLEVARRFISRYQEHIPNTEILTLDLWNMALPEFDDLAMEAKYAGLNGTALTPAQQEAWNTLKDLAAHLHRADVLVMSVPLWNFSIPYKLKHFIDLVSQKDILFSFDPERGLEGMLHNKTAVVAYARGLDFSAQSITPAERFDFQKPYVEAWLQFIGVTDVHSVIVEKTILGEDVDRGAREAATRQARKLADEICR; encoded by the coding sequence ATGACTACTCTTCTGCATATTGAATGTTCTCCACGCAAGCAGCGTTCGGCGTCCCTTGAAGTCGCCCGCCGCTTCATCTCGCGTTATCAAGAACACATCCCGAACACCGAAATCCTCACGCTCGACCTCTGGAACATGGCGTTGCCGGAATTCGATGACCTGGCCATGGAGGCCAAATACGCAGGACTCAATGGCACCGCCTTGACCCCGGCGCAACAGGAGGCCTGGAACACTTTGAAAGACCTGGCTGCGCACTTGCACCGCGCGGATGTGCTGGTGATGTCCGTACCGCTTTGGAATTTCAGTATCCCGTACAAACTCAAGCACTTCATCGACCTGGTTTCGCAGAAAGACATCCTGTTCAGCTTCGACCCGGAACGCGGCCTGGAAGGCATGCTGCACAACAAAACCGCCGTGGTGGCGTACGCCCGCGGCCTGGATTTTTCGGCGCAGTCGATCACGCCGGCGGAGCGTTTCGACTTTCAGAAGCCTTATGTGGAAGCCTGGCTGCAATTCATCGGCGTGACCGATGTGCATTCGGTGATTGTGGAAAAAACCATTTTGGGGGAAGACGTTGATCGTGGCGCGCGCGAGGCTGCGACTCGGCAGGCCAGGAAACTGGCAGATGAGATCTGTCGCTGA
- a CDS encoding class I SAM-dependent methyltransferase has translation MSAPESTLLQSWHLNARSWIEAIRAGTIESRHTVTDQAILLAVLGRQPERVLDLGCGEGWLLRALTERSIEAVGVDGDATLVEAARAAGTSVVHLASYEALAEAKVDIGRDYNLICANFALLHQDIIPLLAAMPPLLAPDGALVIQTLHPWAAAAGDYQDGWRTETFAGFKGQWQPMPWYFRTLSSWLNALDMAGFRLAGLQEPQHPQSPVPQSLLLIAEPSGRE, from the coding sequence ATGTCCGCCCCCGAATCCACCCTCCTCCAAAGTTGGCACCTTAATGCCCGGTCCTGGATCGAAGCCATCCGCGCCGGCACCATAGAAAGCCGCCACACGGTCACAGACCAGGCCATCCTGCTGGCGGTGCTGGGCCGTCAGCCCGAGCGCGTGCTCGACCTGGGCTGCGGTGAGGGCTGGCTGTTGCGTGCGTTGACGGAACGTTCCATCGAGGCGGTCGGTGTGGATGGCGATGCGACGCTGGTCGAAGCGGCCCGTGCGGCGGGAACTTCTGTGGTGCATTTGGCGAGTTATGAAGCGTTGGCGGAGGCAAAAGTCGATATCGGTCGTGACTACAACCTGATCTGCGCCAACTTCGCCTTGCTGCACCAGGACATCATCCCTCTGCTCGCCGCCATGCCTCCCCTGCTCGCCCCAGACGGTGCGCTGGTGATCCAGACACTGCATCCGTGGGCCGCAGCGGCGGGGGATTATCAGGATGGCTGGCGCACAGAGACCTTTGCCGGGTTCAAGGGGCAGTGGCAACCCATGCCCTGGTATTTCCGCACCTTGTCCAGCTGGCTCAATGCCTTGGACATGGCCGGTTTTCGGTTGGCCGGCCTGCAAGAGCCGCAGCACCCACAAAGTCCCGTGCCGCAGTCGTTGCTACTGATCGCCGAGCCTTCAGGCCGAGAGTAA
- a CDS encoding TetR/AcrR family transcriptional regulator: MSIPKSSPSNPNGGTQGRTNQKLRTRQALIDAAVALRDEGLHPTVAQVAERAMVSRATAYRYFPSTEALISELAADREMKPLESFWRPGDDPVKGIGLAANALNTLLIDDEIGLHVMERSFMSVWLESETHEPLRPGRRMSYIEPIVDSLKDVLTPRARKRLKQALSIVIGTEALIAVRDISGASVEESLDAAAWAARALVRQALAEEEQARQKRK; the protein is encoded by the coding sequence ATGTCCATACCGAAGTCAAGCCCGTCGAACCCCAACGGCGGTACGCAAGGTCGCACCAACCAGAAGCTGCGAACTCGCCAGGCGCTGATCGATGCCGCCGTCGCCTTGCGCGACGAGGGCCTTCACCCGACGGTTGCGCAAGTGGCCGAGCGCGCAATGGTTTCGCGCGCCACGGCCTATCGCTACTTTCCCTCGACCGAGGCGTTGATCAGCGAGCTGGCCGCCGATCGCGAAATGAAGCCGCTGGAAAGCTTCTGGCGGCCGGGAGACGATCCGGTAAAAGGCATTGGCCTGGCCGCGAACGCGTTGAACACACTCTTGATCGACGACGAGATCGGCCTGCACGTGATGGAACGTTCGTTCATGTCGGTGTGGCTGGAAAGCGAGACCCACGAACCCCTGCGGCCGGGCCGACGGATGAGCTACATCGAGCCGATCGTCGACTCGCTGAAGGACGTGCTCACACCCCGTGCGCGCAAACGTCTGAAGCAGGCGCTGTCGATCGTCATCGGCACTGAAGCGTTGATCGCCGTGCGCGATATCAGTGGCGCGAGCGTTGAAGAATCACTCGATGCCGCTGCCTGGGCGGCGAGGGCGCTGGTTCGTCAGGCGCTGGCGGAGGAGGAACAGGCGCGGCAAAAGCGAAAGTGA
- a CDS encoding DUF2871 family protein — MNHNLRSRTWFRLAAIYFALGVMLGVAMGASGDHSLFAVHAHVNLLGWVSMALFGIIGSAHPSITEGRLAAAQFWTYNVGVPVMLGALTLRLKGFASVEPLIAGASVLIGCSVLLFVWLVFSRIGVTAEHLNSATRESRLS, encoded by the coding sequence ATGAATCACAACCTCCGTTCGCGGACCTGGTTTCGGCTCGCTGCGATCTACTTTGCGCTTGGCGTGATGCTGGGCGTGGCGATGGGCGCTTCCGGCGACCACTCGCTGTTCGCGGTACATGCCCATGTCAATCTGTTGGGATGGGTGTCGATGGCCCTGTTCGGCATCATCGGCTCCGCGCACCCGTCAATCACCGAAGGGCGCTTGGCGGCTGCTCAGTTCTGGACGTACAACGTGGGCGTCCCGGTGATGCTCGGCGCGCTGACGCTGCGCCTCAAGGGCTTTGCGTCGGTCGAGCCATTGATTGCTGGCGCATCCGTCCTGATTGGCTGCAGTGTGCTGCTGTTTGTGTGGCTGGTGTTTTCGCGCATCGGTGTCACGGCGGAGCACTTGAACAGCGCGACACGGGAATCGCGCCTGTCATAA
- a CDS encoding MarR family winged helix-turn-helix transcriptional regulator, with translation MKTTDKPAALDLKLSEFLCFAVYSSNLAFGKAYKPMLERLGLTYTQYITLVALWEEDNQTVGSLGEKLFLESNTLTPILKKLEAMGYVLRQRDPEDERQVRISLTKEGRKLREGLSEEGFPQTGLDPDDFVKMQKAIVKLRGNLIRSTKDRE, from the coding sequence ATGAAAACCACCGACAAGCCAGCCGCCCTCGACCTGAAGCTCTCCGAATTCCTGTGTTTTGCGGTCTATTCCTCCAATCTCGCCTTCGGCAAGGCTTATAAGCCAATGCTCGAACGGCTCGGGCTGACCTATACGCAATACATCACCCTCGTTGCACTGTGGGAGGAAGACAACCAGACCGTTGGCAGCCTCGGCGAAAAGCTGTTCCTGGAGTCCAACACCCTCACGCCGATCCTGAAGAAGCTGGAAGCGATGGGTTATGTGCTGCGCCAGCGCGACCCGGAAGACGAACGCCAGGTGCGGATCAGCCTCACGAAAGAGGGGCGAAAGCTGCGTGAAGGGCTCTCGGAAGAGGGCTTCCCGCAAACCGGTCTTGACCCCGACGACTTCGTGAAAATGCAGAAGGCGATTGTGAAATTGCGGGGCAATCTCATCCGTTCGACGAAAGACAGGGAGTAA
- a CDS encoding VOC family protein: MTSKNTICLWYDGDALDAATFYAKTFPDSAVGTVLRAPGDYPAGKQGDVLTVEFTVMGIPCLGLNGGSGVKHNEAFSFQVATDDQAETDRLWNAIVGNGGQENVCGWCQDKWGLSWQITPRVLTAAIKHPDRATAKRAFDAMMTMGKIDVAAIEAAVGRAAGL, encoded by the coding sequence ATGACCAGTAAAAACACCATTTGTCTCTGGTACGACGGCGACGCACTGGACGCCGCGACCTTCTACGCCAAGACGTTCCCCGACAGCGCGGTGGGCACTGTCCTTCGCGCACCCGGCGACTACCCGGCGGGCAAGCAGGGCGATGTCCTGACCGTCGAATTCACGGTGATGGGCATCCCGTGCCTGGGGCTGAACGGCGGGTCGGGGGTCAAGCACAACGAGGCGTTCTCGTTCCAGGTGGCGACCGACGACCAGGCCGAAACGGACCGCTTGTGGAACGCGATTGTCGGAAACGGCGGCCAGGAAAACGTCTGCGGCTGGTGCCAGGACAAGTGGGGACTGTCATGGCAGATCACCCCGCGTGTGCTGACAGCGGCGATCAAACATCCCGATCGAGCGACAGCCAAGCGCGCATTCGACGCGATGATGACGATGGGGAAGATTGATGTTGCGGCGATTGAAGCGGCGGTTGGGCGTGCTGCAGGTCTTTAA
- a CDS encoding GGDEF domain-containing protein, producing MALDPPTMLTLSIALAAAAALYLAVEWRSIREPSLMFWSAGFATITVGSTLALLRGSGLLLIGIWFANGLLVTAHWLFLLGVARFTQVRLSRAWYLIFVAWLAMLLLPDEPSWSKIMLVANSLLVALPTLRASFLLRPHGKSLSVGAVQLRYVLLTHGLFYFIKAISVVVPGTLIDLAAFRGEIIQISLVEGAMAIMLIALSMTGTERYRREKRIARLAARDPLTALYNRRALEVRASRLLDDVSNTRPGALLLIDIDNFKLVNDLYGHTAGDQLLIALSEMIRSVLPEGALAARLGGDEFVILLNNTSSEQIVGLGNALREQFHHTASQTFATPERVTLSIGANLFDQSPTSLAALIEQGDTALYESKRGGRDRIRLVDRTLASSEPQQAR from the coding sequence ATGGCGCTCGACCCTCCAACGATGTTGACCCTCTCGATCGCCCTGGCAGCGGCGGCCGCGCTGTATCTGGCGGTGGAGTGGCGCAGCATTCGTGAGCCCTCGCTGATGTTCTGGAGTGCGGGGTTTGCGACGATCACCGTGGGCTCGACACTTGCGTTGCTGCGCGGCAGCGGGCTTTTGCTGATCGGCATCTGGTTCGCCAACGGCCTGTTGGTGACGGCCCACTGGCTTTTTCTGCTCGGCGTGGCGCGCTTCACGCAGGTGCGTCTTTCTCGCGCCTGGTACCTGATCTTTGTCGCCTGGCTTGCCATGCTGTTGCTGCCCGACGAACCGTCCTGGTCGAAGATCATGCTGGTGGCCAACTCGCTGCTGGTCGCCCTGCCCACGCTCAGGGCCAGCTTCCTCCTGCGCCCCCACGGCAAGTCGTTGAGCGTGGGGGCGGTGCAGCTGCGTTATGTGCTGCTGACTCACGGGCTGTTCTACTTCATCAAGGCGATATCGGTTGTCGTTCCGGGCACGCTGATCGACCTGGCGGCCTTTCGTGGCGAGATCATCCAGATTTCTTTGGTCGAGGGTGCGATGGCGATCATGTTGATCGCGCTCTCGATGACCGGCACCGAGCGCTATCGGCGGGAGAAACGGATCGCCCGACTGGCCGCGCGTGATCCGTTGACCGCCCTGTACAACCGCCGTGCCCTCGAGGTACGGGCGTCGCGTCTGCTGGACGACGTCTCGAACACTCGACCGGGCGCCCTGCTGCTGATCGATATCGATAACTTCAAACTGGTCAACGACCTCTACGGCCATACCGCCGGCGACCAGTTGCTCATCGCGCTGAGCGAGATGATTCGTTCGGTGCTGCCAGAAGGCGCGCTGGCCGCGCGGTTGGGGGGTGACGAGTTCGTCATTCTGTTGAATAACACATCAAGCGAACAGATCGTGGGGCTGGGCAACGCACTGCGTGAGCAGTTTCACCACACGGCCTCACAGACATTCGCCACGCCTGAACGGGTCACCTTGAGCATCGGTGCCAACCTGTTTGACCAGTCGCCAACGAGTCTGGCGGCATTGATCGAGCAAGGCGATACCGCGCTGTATGAATCCAAGCGTGGCGGACGCGACCGCATCCGCCTGGTGGATCGGACCCTCGCGAGCAGCGAGCCGCAGCAGGCCCGTTGA